From the Nodularia sphaerocarpa UHCC 0038 genome, the window GGTGGTAATGTCGTCTTGAGTAGACTGCAATAGATGATAATCTCGGATGAAAATGGGTACGTGGAAATGAATCCGCCACTCACAAGCATTGGTGTTTTTTAGGTGTGGTAATGCGTTTTCTAAATCGGGATAGTGAATGAGTCTGTTATTTTCTTGACGAGCAATTACTTGATGTAAATATGTTGATTCAGCGAAAGGACGTAATCTTTCTTCTATTAGGCGACGTTGTTCTCTATCTTCTGAGAATTTCACCTGTAAAGCTGCACTAATCTGAATTTTACCAATCTGAATACCCGCAGCTTGAAATTTCTGGAAAACTGCAATGGGATTTTCATACTCAACTGCAAAATGGCAGGTATCGTAACAAATCCGCACATGATTTAATAAATAATTTTCCGCAAGTGTTTGTGAAATTCCTAAATTCTTTACCAAATAAGCGCCACCAATGGGTAATAAATGCTTCTGAAAATAATTAACAACTTCATCTGCATTTTCAATTAATCCATCTGGTTCTGGTTCTAAATCTAGATGCAGTAGTTTCCCTTGCTGATGACGGATATCTACCATTTGCGCGACTACTTGGGCTATGTGGAGACTAGCACTATCCATTACTGATGCTTGAACAAGTTGATTTCCCTCATACCAAGGCTTGTAAGATAAAGGCAGTGTGGAAATACTTCCCTCTGTATGATTGGGTAATAATGCTGCTAAAATCTCTGTAAGTTTTAACGTATATTCCAACCGTTCCGGCTGAGTCCAATTTGGTGCATAAACTTGGTCTTTCACTACTTCTTGATGGAATTTACCATAAGGAAAACCATTCAAAGTAAACACATATAAACCTTCCTCAGCTAACCAAGATTGAAACTCAGTTAAAGCTTCTCCTTCCAGCAA encodes:
- the eboE gene encoding metabolite traffic protein EboE gives rise to the protein MKLGSNNNFDLTYCTNIHSGEEWDQVFANLKQYIPPLKARVAPGKSFGIGLRLAAVAARELLEGEALTEFQSWLAEEGLYVFTLNGFPYGKFHQEVVKDQVYAPNWTQPERLEYTLKLTEILAALLPNHTEGSISTLPLSYKPWYEGNQLVQASVMDSASLHIAQVVAQMVDIRHQQGKLLHLDLEPEPDGLIENADEVVNYFQKHLLPIGGAYLVKNLGISQTLAENYLLNHVRICYDTCHFAVEYENPIAVFQKFQAAGIQIGKIQISAALQVKFSEDREQRRLIEERLRPFAESTYLHQVIARQENNRLIHYPDLENALPHLKNTNACEWRIHFHVPIFIRDYHLLQSTQDDITTVLELLSDNQTCTHLEIETYTWEVLPQQMKLDLLASIEREYKWVQTKLLTKQLVS